The Panicum virgatum strain AP13 chromosome 6K, P.virgatum_v5, whole genome shotgun sequence nucleotide sequence ATGTTGAGCTGCTGCCCAGATTTGAAGAAGCACAGCATGAAGGCAAGGCTTGAAAGGAACTATAGCAAGACCTGTACTCTCTGAGTCAGGAATTTCACTTGAGGATTGCCTGGTCAGATGGTTTAGTTTGGAACCTGACAAATCCACTCTGTCCAAAATAACTGGGAGGTGAAGCACTGGTGGGACATGAACTGCAGTTAATCTGTGAAAAGCCACTGACTCCATAATCCAGAAAGGTTTTTCTGGCTGAATATTCAAGAGCAGCTGAGAAAGTAGCTTCtgacgaagaagaggaagaagatgagtcaCCACCATAGTTACCAGCTAGCACATCTTCTACCGAGAGTGTGATATTAGGTCCCTGAGCTCGTAGGTActgtgctgaagagcctgactGATCAAAAGAGATGGAATCCTGTTGCTGATCATCTTCCTGAACCATCTGCTGTTGGACATCATTGTCTGCTTGCTGGTCTTGTGGCCAAGCATCCCAACCATCAGCCACTGCAACTTCTGCATTATGGTTTAGCAAATCATTTTGAACCTCAGCCACCAGATCAGCATTAAGCCCAACATCATTGTTCACATGTTGTGCATCACCATGTAGCTCGTGTTGCCAGCCTTGGGGGGGGGGCGTTTGGATTAGCTTCATGAACTGCTCCATTCACAAGATGGGTTATGCCATCAAAGGGAACATGATCCTCATTTTGAGGAAAAGCATCAGGGAAATGACCATCCAAAATGAAAATAGGAACAGTCCAAGAACGTCCCATCCCACCCAGCAGAGAGCCTTGTGATACAACTAAACTTCTTGGAACTTGATCAGGCGCAAGAAGTAGGCATTTGGCTAGGATTCTGGATTTGTTTGGGCCCTCCAACCATGAAATCAAACGACCAAAAGGAGCCACTGTCACTCTAACAAACTCCAACAGCTGATAATTCAGAGGAAAACCCAAGAACATAATCCAGCACTCCCTAGTGTAGGGACATGATCTAAGATTTCTGGCTTCATCATATTTAAGGACTCTAAGTAACCCCTGACCAAACTGAATTGGAGATGCAAGGATCAAACACTCTCTTTGTATTGGATCCTCAAACTGAAAAAGCCCTAGCCCCAACAGCGAGTGAAAGGCAGAGACCACTCTTACCGGGAACTCTTGCTGAAGAAAATCCACCACTCCATGAATGAGGTCTGAAACTTGTGCCGGCGCAGGTTCAGGTATTGCTTAACTTTCTGTAACATCCCATATTTTTTGTATGGAATGTTATATGTCAAAAATgtgaattttcaaaaaaaatttgtgtgcAAGTGAGGATAGCTACAAATAATATAAGGTTGATCTCTTCTTCCATCTtaaattcctagtaaattaaaatcaaatcaaatataAGGTTTACAAATGCTAGTGTGATTTAATTGGAGTTACTTGAATCTTTTTGCATCTGCATTGTTTAAATATTGCTTTGAATAACTTTTGTTTGAAATTGAGTGGCAAATAATTTGAATGTGGCCATTCAAATTGTTTGCAAATGCTAACCAAAACTCAAACCAACTTGGACCCAAAACCTGCTACCAGACGAGCCTGACCCACTTGAACTTGAACCCCATCGGCCATTTCGGCTTACTAATCTAACCCCCGTACGCAGCCCAATCCGGCCGGTTTCGGCCGCTTCGGCCCAAACCTGCACAGCCCGCTAAGGGCGTAGCCTAACCCAGCACTGTCGCACCCCTCTTTCACTGACAAGCCACCTACCCCTTTTCACGCCCTAGCCACTGACATGCAGACCCCTagccttttcttccacctccaacCACTCCCCTCTCTCCCATCCGCGCCTCGCTCTGCCCCGCGTCACTGGCTCACCCACACCGTGACAAGGCCACCCAACAGCCTCGCCCCGCGTGTGATGCCCGCCGCACCTCATGCCGCCTCACCTTGGCCGCATGCGAACCCCAGAACCCTAGCCGCTCACACCCCGGATGCTTGTCGCGTGTCTGTGGCACGGACACCAAAAATCGCCGGCCGTCCGCCCTCACCCAGACCCGCGCAACCCTAGGGCATCGAATATAAAGCCCCAATCGGCCTCTCCAAACACTAGCACCTAATGCTTTTCCCCTGGCTGCCGCCACAACCCAAGAAACAGAGGAGGGctcggagaggagggaggagaagtGCAGAGGAAGAAGCCAAGGTTGAGGGCGATCGCCACCGCCGTCCAGCAATAGGCCAAGGAAGAGGAGGACGCCAAGGAGGaagggaagaggaaggagaagaagctcgCCGCCACTCCGCCGAGTGTGCAGAGGAGGACCACGCCACCGAAGCCACCTCGAGCCAGTGCCCGTACGACTACACCAAGGCCCCTGCGCGGCACGGCACGACATCGAGTCTTCGCTGCTCCGACTCATCGCCGCATCACGCCCCGCTTCACCAGCCCCATTGGTAGGCCGTTGTCCGCTGTCCCAACCTCCTCCTTGTTGTCCGGCAGCCGAGTGCCGCCGATGAGCCAACCTCTAGCCGGCCCTAGGTCTCCATGCCCACCGTGTTCTTCTGCATGAGCCCTTACGCTGCCGCTTCGCCAGCCTGGGACACTCCGGCGCCATATTGTGTCGCCGCCTAGTCGTGTGCACACACCCACACCGGCCAAAGGCCTCGCCTTTTGGCCTGGCCGCGCACGCACGGCCTCATACACGTTCTGTTCCGCCTTGCCTTGAGCCGGAGGGACGCGCCCACGGTCGCGGCGTCGCGTTCACGACGTGGCCATCCCTCTCGGGCATGAAAACATCACGATATCCTGAAAAAAAACCTGTGACGGTTTTCAGATATCATCTGggattgagcgtcacagattaaCAAGTTTCTTGTAGTGAAGTAAACAAAGTTATTACTAAGGATACTATAAAATATGAAGTTTTACTCCAAACGGTTATCCATTGGGTATGTACGGGTGAAAAATCAAACCCGATAAGTTTCGGGGGCCCGAACCCGAAAATCGTAGGTGAGAAATCATCCCCGAACCGAACCTGCAAGACCCGAAACCTATGGATATCCGACCCAAAATCGAATCATTGGCATCCTTAGTTGTAGAGTGAAGCAAGAGAGCAAAAAATGATTCTATTGATccaacctttttttttgaataaatacCGATCCAATCTCTtcatttcacaatttacagcgAATTGTGAAATTGACGTGAGCCCATAGAAGTCCCCCGTTCAGATACGATGGAGTTTCTAAAGATTTATACAAGATTCCGTTTGTTTCCTAGAACAAAAAATAGATCGCTTTGCTTGAGTCTAAAGTTATTCTAGATTCGAAACCCATCTCGCCATGACATCGCACGAGGAAGTaaaaaggaaacaaaagaaagggGGCGCCCATGGAGCCTGGCCCCACATGGTCTTTGCTGAGGAAGAAACAAGAAAGAAAGCAAAGCTCAAGCCCGACGCGGAGAGGTTCTCATTCTACATTCCTAGCACATGATTTTCGAAAAAAGAATAtcacatgtatgaagtattaaatgaaatttatttgcaattttttttaaagatgggtgtaactttttgcgatgaatctaataatactAATTAATCAATGTTTGGCTACAATTATGttacagtaatcattctctaatcacgtGGTTAaaaatctcattagattcttcagagttcCTAACataggggttctgaagttgatttcGAAAACTATCttaatttaatacctctaattagcggTTAAAGTTGATACAATTCATAATACAGGACAAATCAAGTAGGGCCGAAGTCGTAGTAAAAGCAAAGTGCGTCGCGCCACGTGGCTGGGGCCCAGACACCCGGGCCCACCGCACCTGACTTCCCCAGTTCACAGTTCCCCACCACCACGCCGGCCGCGCCTGGCTCCTGCGACGCTAGCATCACACTCCCCCACCACACCACTTCCCCACCCCCACCCGGCACCCGCCCACGCGCTCGACGCGCAGCCCGCGACGCGCGCACACACAACACCACCCACACCAACTGTCCCCAAACTCAGATCCTGCtccccgcctcgcctcgccaccggccgccatgCCCGCCACGGACACCGGTGACGAGCGCCCCCTCGTGgagctcgcccccgccgccaccccggcgGCCGCTACCCCCACCgcagccgcggccgcctccgctCCCGCCCCCTTCCCGgcgccccacgccgccgccgcgccggggttCTCCCGCGCGGTCCGCTGCAACGCGCCCTCCTCGTTcccggccgacggcggcggcgcggcgtaccCGGGGAACGCGATCTCGACCACCAAGTACACCCCGGCGAGCTTCGTGCCCAAGTCGCTCTTCGAGCagttccgccgcgccgccaactGCTTCTTCCTCGTCGTCGCCTGCGTCTCCTTCAGCCCGCTCGCGCCCTACCGCGCCGTCTCCGTCCTGCTcccgctcgtcgtcgtcgtcagcgCCGCCATGGCGAAGGAGGCCGTCGAGGACTGGCGCCGGAAGCAGCAGGTCAGCCGCCGCTCTGCTCTCTGTTCtgccctgctctgctctgtTCCGCGGGGCGACTGGTTTCTGGTTGCGGAAGGCATCGGGGCTGTCGTCCCCGAACTAAACAATTTTGTGCGCTTGCAATGCAGCTTAACAGTTTTAGTTGATCTCTGAGGCATCTTCTGTTACTCACATGTACTGACGTACGGTGTCTAGATCTTTAGAGTTCAATTGCTATTTAAGTCCTACGAACTCTCTATCATTGCCATCATGGCATGCTTATGTGCACGGGACTGTGGAGGCCCATACTTAGTTTGTTTCTGTgatccaagggcttggtattaATAGCTGCTGTCTGGCGTTGGGAATGGATGGTTTGTTGTCACAGTGTAGGTAGCATTGCACTTGTGCCAGGACatatttgttcacattgataATTCTCTATTACCAAGCTGCTGCTGACAAGGGCTTCAGCAAACATTATGTTTTTTCCATTTATCTTCCATACCATAAATTTCGGTGTAGTGATCTGGTGGCATTCTGTTCAGTAGTTCCTCCAGAACTGCCATATTGTGTTCGGTGTAGTGATCTGGTGGCATTCTACTACAAATTAACTACTTAAGCTATTTCCACTGTGTTCATGAAATTTAGATGGAAACATATTGTGCTGGAGTATTGTTTTTTTCAGCAATGTATACATATTCTATTCTTAAATATTTACTATATTAAGCATATTTTCTCCTTTTACATAGGACATAGAAGTGAACAACAGGAAGGTTGAGGTGTATGATGGGACCCAATCATTTCATGAGACAGAATGGAAGAAGCTCCGAGTTGGTGATATAGTGAAAGTTAAAAAGGATGAGTTCTTCCCtgctgatcttctttttctctcatCTAGCAATGGCGATGGAATATGCTATGTTGAGACGATGAACCTTGATGGAGAGACAAACTTGAAGAGGAAACAAGCTTTAGAGGTGACTATGAGCTTGAGTGACGAGCACTGTTTCCATAGCTTCAAGGTTTTCATTCAATGTGAGGATCCGAATGAGAAACTGTATTCTTTCTTAGGGACATTGTACTACAATGAGCAACAATATCCTTTGTCTCCACAACAGATCCTGCTAAGGGACTCAAAACTTCGTAATACAAGCTATATATATGGCACAGTAATATTCACAGGGCATGATACCAAGGTGATGCAAAATGCAATGGAGCCACCGTCAAAGAGAAGTTCAGTTGAACGAAGAATGGATAAAATAATATATCTACTTTTTGTGATACTCTTTGTCATTGCAACATTCGGGTCAATTGTGTTTGGGATGAAAACAAAGCATGAGATAAGTCCTGGAAACTATGCATGGTACCTCAGACCAGATCAAGCAAATATATTCTTTGATCCAAATAGAGCATCGTTTGCAGCCTTTTGCCATTTTCTCACAAGCCTTATGCTGTATGTGTGCTTGGTGCCCATTTCATTGTATATATCGATAGAAATTGTCAAGGTGTTACAGAGCACATTCATAAATCAGGACCAAAATATGTATTGCGCAGAGTCTGATAAACCTGCAAGAGCTCGCACTTCCAATTTGAATGAAGAACTTGGTCAAGTTCATACTATACTGTCTGACAAAACAGGGACATTAACATGCAACTCGATGGAGTTCTTGAAATGTTCCATCGCTGGTGTTGCTTATGGGAGTAGTCCTACAGAAGTTGAGATGTCTTATGGAGAAATAGCTGAAACTACTGGCAAGTATGACCACAAGGACGCTACTGAATTCAAGAGATTAGTTAAGGGATTCAACTTCGCTGATGATCGTTTGATGAATGGAAGATGGGCCAAAGAATGTTCTAGGGATGCTATAGAGATGTTTTTCCGAGTGCTAGCTGTTTGTCATACTGCAATTCCTGTGGCAGATAAAAATTCTTCCGGTATGCCTTATGAAGCTGAGTCTCCTGATGAAGGAGCTCTTGTTACAGCTGCAAGAGAGTTTGGTTTTGAATTTTATCATAGGACACAGACGACGATGTCAGTGCATGAATATGATCCTGTTTCTGGTGGAAAGGTGGATAGGTGCTTATCATTTCCATTATTCTTAGTGATTGTTCTTCAAAACGGTCAACATGGCCTCGTTCATGATGCCTTATTTTCATTTCAGAACCTATAAACTACTCAACATCTTAGAGTTCAGCAGTGCTCGTAAGCGTATGTCTGTTATTGTGAGGATGGAAGAGGGTCGGCTATTCCTGTTCTGCAAAGGAGCTGACAGGTTTGATAATCTTTTTTACATGTGATGGAATATTTTATATTCGACACTGTATTTACTTTTATAATCTTATTTAATGTACATATCATGATAGTATTAGCCTTAAAGTTTGGCACATATTCGAACTATTCCGTTTGAAGTTGCGAATTTCACATGCTAATATTTTAAAGCTTTCTCCAAGTTCTGTTGAGATGTGTATCATTGTCTTTTCATCTTTTTGCTCCAGTGTAATATTTGAACGGCTCTCCAAAGACACTGGAAAAGCTTGTCTGACCAAAACGAAGTGTCATATCAATGAGTATTCTGAGGCAGGTCTCCGGACCCTGGTACTTGCATATCGTGAACTTACTGAGGAACAATATGTTCTGTGGAATCATGAGTACTCAGCTGCCAAGAATTCTGTACATACTGATCATGATGAAGCTGTGGAGAAGGCATCTGATTATATCGAGAAGGATTTGGTTCTCTTAGGTGCTACTGCAGTGGAGGACAGATTGCAAAATGGGGTGTGTTGACTGCTACATTGTGCTATATTTATCTGAATAGACAAACTTTTTTCTATTTTCGATTCGTTAGCATGCATCCATGCCTGTTGAGGAATAGGTTCTCTTGTCCTCTCTCCGATGCAAAGAAAACATTTATTGAgcttttgttttgttactgtCACATTGTTTGTTTTCTATATTATAGTCTATCATATAGTTTCACTTATCTCTTCTTTTGATATTCGATGAGGAACATTTATAAATATTCAAATCTTATACAGCACATGATCAATGCTTGTATCAACTCTAATTTCCTTCAGGTTCCTGAGTGTATTCACAAACTTGCACAAGCTGGAATTAAGGTCTGGATTCTAACTGGAGACAAGTTGGAGACAGCTGTCAACATAGGGTTAGTTCGATACGCTGTTACATATCTCAAAACTGATATTTCACTACCTTAAAGTTAAATGTATATTTGGTGCTTGGTATCTAGTTACTCATGTAACCTGTTGAGGAAAGAGATGGAGGAAATTTTTATCACGCTGGATAACTCAGGTGCAAGTGCTTCAGGGGGGTGCAGTGGAGAAGGAAACAGAATGGTATGAAATCAAGAAAAGGAGACACTATTTGTTTGCATCTTTGTATAAAATAGAAATAATATTAGAATTTTTAAACCATTTTTGAAATGCTATCAAATTCGCAAGATGCTTTTTCATGAAATGCACATACATGATGCCAATAagtaaaaatattattatatcATCTGAGTAGCGTAGGGGCAAACAGATGGGCTGTATAAAATCAGCTTATGTCATGTATACTCCACTGTTTCTAACTTTTTGTATCTTTTTATACAGGCTCCGTATGAagaaattcataggaaattGCAAGATGCTAGAGCAATAATTTCCCGGAAAGGAACTTCAACTTCATTTGCTCTTATCATTGATGGCAATGCTCTGACACATGCTCTCACGAGCAGCCTTAAGAACTCATTTCTGGATCTAGCAGTCAACTGTGCATCTGTTTTATGTTGTCGGATTTCTCCAAAACAGAAAGCACTGGTCAGTAACAACCACAAGATATTGCATTTGTTTGACTACTCCTTAAGTTCACACATGTGTTTAAATTTGTCCAGAACAGAAAGCACTGGTTTGTAAGTTCAGTAGCTACTTGGTATGTTTCAGGTCACCAGGCTGGTTAAAATTAGGACTGGTAAAACTACTCTGGCTATTGGCGATGGAGCAAATGATGTCGGTATGCTACAAGAGGCTGACATTGGGGTTGGAATAAGTGGCGCTGAAGGAATGCAGGTCTGTAGTTTTGTGCACTACCTTCCTTTTTGGATCGGTCACTTATTCTACTGTTATGAATTTTACCTTTGTTTTGATTCTTGAAATGGACTAAAAAGAACTACAATCATAAGTTATCATGTTTTTTTTACTTACAACAATCAACAAAATTACTTGCTCAAAAATCAAGTTAGAAGGAACTTCCCTGCTGCCTCAAGTTATTCTGTATTGTATTTAAATTTAAGGACAGTGCTCCAGATCATATTAAATATCTTGATGACCAGTTGACCTCCTACCTTTTAGATATTTGTGTTGTGAAAAGGGCACAATTCTTGCATGAATCGCGTTGTCTCCcaacttttttttattatttttgaaaatcaCCTGTTCATATTTTTCATGTTGAGCTATTGTTATGCATTGAAACTGCAAAGCAATATCAGGTAGAATCTTATATTCAACAGTCCTTTTATTTCAACAGTTTTACTCAAACTAGCTTCATGCATTTTTTTCCCCTCTTAGCACACAGCACTGAATTTTGTATCTGCTTTATGTTTATCTGACAGCTCATGGTGCTTTTATTATAGGCTGTAATGGCGAGTGACTTTGCAATAGCTCAGTTTTGTTTCTTAGAGCGGTTACTTCTTGTGCATGGACATTGGTGTTATCGTCGGATTGCAGCTATGGTAAAGCACTGcctcttctgcttcttttaATTCTTCAGTGAACTAGTCCCTTCAGTCTCATTTTTTTCACCTTTTGGGCATTGACATGGTCTCCATGACACAGCTTTTATCATTATGTAATAGTTCGTTTAATTCTATTGGTGTATAAGAACTCTTGATAATCGATATACTAATATAATTTTAATTTCGAAAATCGTATGTGTAGCAGTTGCATTTAAAAGGGCTGATTGTACATTTCCTAAGATGACACTAGTTTTGGACTGGAGGTTGTAATCTAACATGCTATAACATATTCACCTAAAAAATGCAAAGAAATTCTTGATTCCCTTGCAACATGATCATGTCTCTCTTCATACTTCCTTTTACCTCCCAAAAGAATATTATTTGAGTATCTGGCTAAGCTTGTGTACCGTGAAAAAGATATCAACCCTTCCTATGTGTGCAATATATCTAACTTTCTCATGTTGTTTTTGTATTATTCTAACACTGTGTTGCAAAGTATGGTGTTATTATGGTGCTCTCAGTttagctctttttttttttacaatctGCGTTTTGTGGTATGAACAGATATGCTATTTTTTCTTCAAGAACATCACATTCGGCTTTACACTCTTCTGGTTCGAGGCGCATGCTATGTTCTCAGCCCAGCCTGCATACAATGACTGGTTCATCTCTTTCTATAATGTTGCCTTCACATCTCTCCCTGTCATCGCCCTTGGTGTTTTTGATAAGGATGTCTCTTCCCGTGTTTGTCTTGAGGTTTGCAATCTCCTATCAGATTTATACATAATTTGGTCTTGGAATCAAATATTTGTAGCCTTGCATCGGTTCATTTCTTTTCTTCCTAGTCATTTTTTGCCTAAGGTTGTTAGCCCAAGTGGTGCGAAGCAACCGGCGGCACTCCACAggtgggggttcgaacccccaccGGGGTGAATTTCCCCGCCTGTGGGAAAAAACCCCCCTCGCTGTGCTCCTAATAGCTTGGGCTGTGTAGTCAGCCTGGCCCGGCCTGGCGTCACGGTTTCCCGGCCCAGTGGGTAACGGTCCCGGCCCGGGTAACGGTTCCAGGAAATGGCACCAGACCCAAGGTCAGAAAGAGCcggggttcggggggtttctcggcCTGCGTTAGAAGGCCTCCTTCTTATAAGAATGCTCGGGGGGCGGCTAGCCCCtcgcaggtcgagttttttttcctAGTCATTTTTTAATCCCCTTGCATATCACAGGTCCCTTCATTACATCAAGATGGTGTGAATAATGTATTCTTCAGTTGGTCCCGAATACTCAGCTGGATGTTAAATGGGATGTGCTGCTCAATAATCATATACTTTGGCTCCCTCAATGCTGTTCTGATTCAGGCTGTCAGACAAGATGGTCGCGTTGCTGGGTTTGACATTCTTGGAGTGACCATGTACACTGGCGTAGTGTGGACGGTGAACTGCCAACTAGCTCTCTACATCAGCTATTTCACCTGGATACAGCATTTTGTCATCTGGGGCAGCATACTAATCTGGTATGCATTTCTGGTAATCTATGGACTGTTTCCCCCGGCAATATCAACCACAGCATATCACGTTTTCTTGGAAGCTTGTGCATCGAGCCCTTTGTACTGGCTATCAACTCTAATGATTGTGGTCACGGCCTTGCTCCCATTCTTCGTCTACAAAATATCAAGGACACTGTATTACCCACAGTATCACGATCAAGTTCAGAGAACTAACTCAAAGAATTGGTGATGCCAGTGGTATAAGATTCTACCGAATGAAAATATGTACAGTCAGTACAGTATGCTTGACTTTCTGATCATGATTTCAGCGGCAGTGTGTATAAACAGAGAGGTGTCAGTTTATTAGATTCTGTACATACTTTTAGGTTTATATGCCCGTAAAGTTACAGGTTCAGGATATAGCAGTGCCTGTGCCAAACATCAGAATGGAAGAAGCGAATCTTTACTTCAGTGGATGGAACTTCAATCGACAAATTGATATTGGATCACGTTTATGGTCTACACTGTACCCTCTCGGGCGTTCATCAATTCATCATGAAGAAAACTTCAAAATGAAGATTTCCGTAGGATGATGTAAGGCATGACGGAAGCTGCAAATACGATTTCCGTAGCATAGTGTATGTAGCATTGTATTAGCAAAAAAATAGTGGTCTTGTGCGAACAAGTTGATGTCCTACAATGCGCCAAGCGCATGCGAGTTCTGTCATGTCCTTAGGCATGTCCAGTTCAAAGCCGTTTTCTTTGGATCATTCCTTGCGGACGCTTGCATCCACTGTTTTTCTAAGTGCTGTAGTAAATTTAGAAGTCAGTGAAAATCATAAGAAATATATAAAATTTGATCGAAGTTAAAACTCAGTTGAACCAGATGTTAAATTAGCTTAGAGTTGAGCAATGATGGAGAGGTGAATTAGGCGCTCTAAAAAACAAAGGCTTCAAGCACATATAAAAACATATTCCAAAATCTGTCTGGATGTGCACTATAATTTTCTATGTGTTGCTATCTCTACCGCATAAAATTTTTGCATCTTTTCAATCCTACAAACTACACAAGGCAATTCTAGGAAAGGTAAAAACACAGAAAGTAAGTGCAAGAACCAAGGTGGAATGTAAATGGGATAGAGAATGCGAACTCCCGGCATGGCAACTTTTTATCGAGGTTTCGGAAAGCTCTCGCTTTCCATTGATCCTCGTTGGAGCCCCTCGTGAGGGAATGCCTGCAGAAGGGCCATGATCCCAGTAACTCTGTGGATAGTCGACGGGCTTTCCCCACGCGCAAGTGAGCCTCCACCTAGCCTCTCCCGGATGCTCCTGCCGTCTTACACTAGGTAGAGCTTTGGCAAATCACCAAGCCCTCACAAGCACCGACATCTACTCCATTCGCAACGTATGGACTATCATCATCTCTCCACATCAGGAGCGCTTCATCGACGAGTCTGACCGCTTTCCTGCGTTCAACCAT carries:
- the LOC120713657 gene encoding probable phospholipid-transporting ATPase 8; this translates as MPATDTGDERPLVELAPAATPAAATPTAAAAASAPAPFPAPHAAAAPGFSRAVRCNAPSSFPADGGGAAYPGNAISTTKYTPASFVPKSLFEQFRRAANCFFLVVACVSFSPLAPYRAVSVLLPLVVVVSAAMAKEAVEDWRRKQQDIEVNNRKVEVYDGTQSFHETEWKKLRVGDIVKVKKDEFFPADLLFLSSSNGDGICYVETMNLDGETNLKRKQALEVTMSLSDEHCFHSFKVFIQCEDPNEKLYSFLGTLYYNEQQYPLSPQQILLRDSKLRNTSYIYGTVIFTGHDTKVMQNAMEPPSKRSSVERRMDKIIYLLFVILFVIATFGSIVFGMKTKHEISPGNYAWYLRPDQANIFFDPNRASFAAFCHFLTSLMLYVCLVPISLYISIEIVKVLQSTFINQDQNMYCAESDKPARARTSNLNEELGQVHTILSDKTGTLTCNSMEFLKCSIAGVAYGSSPTEVEMSYGEIAETTGKYDHKDATEFKRLVKGFNFADDRLMNGRWAKECSRDAIEMFFRVLAVCHTAIPVADKNSSGMPYEAESPDEGALVTAAREFGFEFYHRTQTTMSVHEYDPVSGGKVDRTYKLLNILEFSSARKRMSVIVRMEEGRLFLFCKGADSVIFERLSKDTGKACLTKTKCHINEYSEAGLRTLVLAYRELTEEQYVLWNHEYSAAKNSVHTDHDEAVEKASDYIEKDLVLLGATAVEDRLQNGVPECIHKLAQAGIKVWILTGDKLETAVNIGYSCNLLRKEMEEIFITLDNSGASASGGCSGEGNRMAPYEEIHRKLQDARAIISRKGTSTSFALIIDGNALTHALTSSLKNSFLDLAVNCASVLCCRISPKQKALVTRLVKIRTGKTTLAIGDGANDVGMLQEADIGVGISGAEGMQAVMASDFAIAQFCFLERLLLVHGHWCYRRIAAMICYFFFKNITFGFTLFWFEAHAMFSAQPAYNDWFISFYNVAFTSLPVIALGVFDKDVSSRVCLEVPSLHQDGVNNVFFSWSRILSWMLNGMCCSIIIYFGSLNAVLIQAVRQDGRVAGFDILGVTMYTGVVWTVNCQLALYISYFTWIQHFVIWGSILIWYAFLVIYGLFPPAISTTAYHVFLEACASSPLYWLSTLMIVVTALLPFFVYKISRTLYYPQYHDQVQRTNSKNW